In Anopheles stephensi strain Indian unplaced genomic scaffold, UCI_ANSTEP_V1.0 ucontig4, whole genome shotgun sequence, a single genomic region encodes these proteins:
- the LOC118516846 gene encoding lipase member H-like has protein sequence MAKVLVLVVALLCSIVGDVRGALDLRQLLGSIPEDALGRFLDSFTVPTPRTAGFETLVPQRDIRLHCTKTSQPRFQEVFYGDLNVRNKIDYTLPIAIAIHGWQNGSNSTLFAVLTANYLRYVKNTNYCLLDWQPYGEFAYEIAARQGAPLVANYLFGFLQSIGLLYYPLQKVSLIGFSMGGQIAGLTGKLFRGQIGTIYALDPAGPLFSYPNDIGPTRRLASTDARYVQVIYTTRYTAGFGQLVGTQNFLPNEGFYPQSPCKPNSDDLVEASRALNCSHSYAVELFTDSLNPVNLIVGQKCTTVLGARVCLFHPKDRLGIYSKRKPGNFYL, from the exons ATGGCCAAGGTGCTCGTTTTAGTCGTTGCACTTCTCTGCAGCATCGTCGGCGATGTCAGAGGAGCTTTAGATTTAAGGCAATTGCTAGGATCAATTCCAGAGGATGCGTTGGGAAGGTTTTTGGATTCATTTACAGTTCCAACGCCACGAACGGCCGGGTTCGAAACACTTGTGCCGCAGAGAGATATCCGCCTGCACTGTACGAAAACATCGCAGCCTCGGTTTCAGGAAGTGTTCTATGGTGATTTAAACGTCAGGAACAAGATTGACTATACACTGCCGATAGCCATCGCTATTCATGGGTGGCAGAATGGTAGCAATTCCACCCTGTTCGCCGTGCTTACTGCTAATTACTTACGGTACGTGAAGAACACCAACTACTGTCTGCTGGACTGGCAACCGTACGGCGAGTTTGCATACGAGATAGCGGCCCGTCAGGGCGCTCCCCTAGTGGCCAACTATCTGTTCGGATTCCTGCAGAGCATTGGATTGCTGTACTATCCACTGCAGAAAGTGTCTCTGATCGGGTTCAGCATGGGTGGTCAGATTGCCGGCCTGACAGGTAAGCTGTTTCGTGGACAGATCGGAACGATCTACGCCCTGGATCCGGCTGGTCCTTTGTTTTCTTATCCAAACGATATTGGACCGACGCGTCGGTTGGCCAGTACCGATGCGAGGTACGTGCAGGTGATCTACACAACGCGATACACAGCTGGCTTCGGACAACTGGTGGGCACGCAAAATTTCCTACCCAATGAGGGTTTCTATCCGCAATCTCCGTGCAAACCGAACAGCGATGATCTGGTTGAAGCTAGTAGGGCGCTCAACTGTAGCCATTCGTATGCCGTTGAACTGTTCACCGACAGTCTGAACCCTGTTAATCTCATTGTGGGACAGAAGTGTACCACGGTACTTGGAGCAAGGGTATGCTTGTTCCATCCGAAGGACCGGCTTGGTATTTATTCGAAAAG AAAACCTGGCAACTTTTACTTGTAA
- the LOC118516847 gene encoding lipase member H-like, producing the protein MAKVVVLVVALLCSIVGDVRGADLKDVLGTLTEGPLARLFDSFIDPPPRTAGFETLVPQRDIRLHCTKTSQPRFREVFFGDINVKDKIDFSLPLTIAIHGWRDSSNLTLYNTLTASYLRYVKNINYCLLDWRPYAEFGYQITARKSAPQVASYLFGFLQGISLLYYPLESVSLIGFSMGGQISGLTGKLLPGRVGTIYALDPAGPLFSHPFDIGPTRRLAETDAKYVQVIYTSRYTVGFGKLVGTQNFLPNEGYHPQAPCKAKEDGLGELSIALRCSHQFAVKLFTDSLNPANSIVGQKCTSVLGARVCLFQPKDRLGIYAKRTPGNFYI; encoded by the exons ATGGCCAAGGTGGTCGTTTTAGTCGTTGCACTCCTCTGCAGCATCGTCGGCGATGTCAGGGGAGCGGATTTGAAAGATGTGCTCGGGACACTTACGGAAGGTCCGTTGGCGAGACTTTTCGATTCGTTCATTGACCCACCACCGCGAACGGCCGGGTTCGAAACACTTGTGCCGCAGAGAGACATTCGACTGCACTGTACGAAAACATCGCAGCCTCGGTTTCGGGAAGTGTTCTTTGGTGATATCAACGTAAAGGACAAGATTGACTTCTCGCTGCCACTGACGATCGCCATCCATGGCTGGAGGGATAGTAGCAATCTCACCTTGTATAATACGCTGACTGCTAGCTATCTGCGCTATGTGAAGAACATCAACTACTGTCTGCTGGACTGGAGACCGTACGCCGAGTTCGGGTATCAGATTACGGCTCGAAAGAGTGCTCCGCAGGTGGCCAGCTATCTGTTCGGATTCCTGCAGGGTATTAGCCTGCTGTACTATCCACTGGAAAGTGTGTCCCTGATAGGGTTCAGCATGGGTGGTCAGATTTCCGGCCTGACAGGCAAGCTGTTGCCCGGAAGGGTCGGAACGATTTACGCGCTGGATCCGGCAGGACCTCTGTTTTCCCATCCCTTCGATATTGGACCGACGCGACGGTTGGCCGAAACCGATGCGAAGTACGTACAGGTGATCTACACGTCACGCTACACGGTAGGCTTCGGGAAGCTTGTGGGCACGCAAAACTTCCTCCCGAACGAGGGTTACCATCCACAAGCACCCTGCAAGGCGAAGGAGGACGGACTAGGTGAGCTGTCCATTGCACTGCGCTGTAGTCATCAGTTCGCTGTGAAACTGTTCACCGACAGTCTGAACCCGGCCAATTCCATTGTGGGACAGAAGTGTACCTCAGTACTTGGAGCAAGGGTATGCCTATTCCAGCCCAAGGACCGATTAGGTATTTACGCGAAAAG AACTCCGGGCAATTTTTACATATAA